aattatatattttattttatgaaaggtAACAATTTCTAAGATAAGAAAGTCTTCTTCCATAAAGTATCTTATTATAACTACACTAAGCTACAATAATAGcttaatattaaacattaatgTTTCTTCAACCCAAggaagcttattttttaaaatagtaacagtAAACATTAATGTTTAACACAATATCAAAGTATTCATTATCAAACAAAGCCACTCAATGAAACAACATTCgaatttggggaaaattttttctttcctttttctttttaattgagatggagtctcactctgctgcccaagttggagtgcagtgacttcaatcttggctcactgcaacctccacctcccaggttcaagcaattctcctgcctcagcctcctgagtagctgagattacagatgcctgccaccacgcccagctaatttttgtatttttagtaaagacaaggtttcaccatgttggtgaggctggtcttaaactcccgacctcaagagatccacccacctctgcctcccaaaatgctgggatcacaggttgagccactacacccagtctgAATTTGGGGAAACATTTTTCATACTAACACATTGGCATATCAGTTCTCAGTCTGTGATAAAAGTTTTCTTCCATATACGAAGTTATAAAATGCCACTGCCCAGAGATAAAATCTTCCAGAAGAGTTATTAGATGAATGGCTGACAACATCAAATAAAAATGCACAAAGAACACTGCCAGAATAAACTTTTGATATGCAAAGGGCTACATCTGAGAGGTtacataccttaaaaaaaaacttttagccAATATTTACATCCCCCTTAAACTCACCTActgctctctctatatatatgccCATTAAGATCTTTTGAGAACCTGCCTCcagaaataaagtctttaaaaagttcaggccaggcacagtggtttatgcctataatcccagcactctaggccaaggcaggaggatatcttgaggccaagaatttgagaccagcctgagtaacatagcaagaccccatttctacaataaataataaaaatatttttttaaagtttaaaaatatagcatttcatttaaaaagtgcctagaaaagaagatttaaaaacatataaatgccATTTGCATCACTAAGTACCCCCTTAACCTTCAAATAGTCTCTACTCCAATAACACACATAACAAATAAACCCTAGGCCCTTACAGCAATTGGATTAAGAAAGGTTAAATTTCAGAATTCATAAAGATACAAGGCATTTCTCATTCCTATGGTAGAGACTACCTGCTGTCATCTGTGTACATGCTTACAATAATAAAGGCCAACCGTTTATTAATGTTTGCTATTAAGCATTTCCTGATTTTCCATTCCAACTAAGATTTGATAATAAGTTGACTCTTCCGTGTTTTCATCACGAGCAGCACTGTTGCAGGTATCATTTACTCTTAATTTACCCACAGGCTGTgtgaatattttggaaaattattttcagaggACTCTATCTGGGAAGGTCTTTAGGGTTTTGAGGGTAGGATTCTTTCTACTCTGGTTTTCTGCAGCTGTGGGGTAAAGCCATCAGAATTTTGTGGTTGTATCCCCTGCACAATCCATAACATTGTTTAAGTTCAAAACTACATATgtaatttcatcaaaattaaaaacttttggaCATTAAAAGATCCTGTCAAGACCATAAAAGACAACTCATAGATATTAACATATCTGCAACTCACAGAAATTTTctcactgggagaaaatatttgcaaatcatatatccaaTGTGAgaataatatccagaatgtataaagaactacaactcaacaacaaaaaagcacacatcatgggcaaagaacttgaatagatatttctcaaaaaaagacaaacaaatgaacaacagcacataaaaagatgctcattaGCACTAGCCATCAGGgaactaaaaatcaaaatcataatgacaCCATgtcatacccattaggatggttattaatggaaagaaaatggaaaataacaagtattggatagaacatggagaaaacagaaggagCACTtttgcattgctggtgggaatataaaatggtacagaaGCTGTGGAAACCAGTTTAGAAAGTTAAagatagaattaccatataacccagcaattccattcctaggtttATActccaaagaattgaaagcaggactCAAACAGGTATttgcacaccaatgttcatagcaacattattcacaatactcagaaggtggaaacaacccataTATGTCCCATCAACAGATGCATGTACAAACAAGATGTGGTATATACAAATTATccagccaaaaaaagaaatgaaattctattACATActgcaacatggataaaccttgaaaacattatcctaagtgaagaaAGACAGTAAAGGTCAAaaattgtatgattctatttacatgaagtatctagaataggcaaattcataaaaacagaaagtagaatagaggttactAGGGGCTGGGGAAAAAAGGGATACAGAATTTGTGTTTGGGATGATGAACAAGTTCTGGAagtggatagtggtgatggttataaaacagtgtgaatgtacttcatGCCACTaattgcacattttttaaaatagttcaaaTGGTAAAtgacatgttatatatattacaataaaaataaaataaatcagcaaaGTCGGGGAAGGTAGGGGAGAGCTATGTACATATCTAAGTTTGTGAAGATCTGACAAAAATTCACATGAACTATTTTGAAAGTTTTACAATAATCCTAATAAGACATAGTTGAAAATACAATACTGATCATGACTACGCCATATTCCTATTACAGCCAGAAATCATAATTTAGTATAATTTTTTGCATTCTCAaagcaaaaatattagaaaaatatttttatatttttatatactaaaaggtatatattagaaaaatatatcttttagtAAGGgttttacagcaatgcaaatgtCAAAGTAGTACAAGCACAAATTAAGAcaaacagttttttttgtttgtttgtttgttttttgagatggagtttcactcttgttacccaggctcgagtgcaatggcactatctcagctcaccgcaacctccgcctcctgggttcaggcaattctcctgcctcagcctcctgagtagctgggattataggcacgtgccaccacgcccagctaattttttgtatttttagtagagacggggtttcaccatgttgaccaggatggtctcaacctcttgacctcgtgatccacccgcctcagcctcccaaagtgctgggattacaggcttgagccaccgcgcccggccaacagttTTTTAACTAGTAGGAGGTAACTGTGAAAGACTTAGTAAATGTGAAAACTTTGAAAAGCTGAAACATCCACCTGTAGTATTTTGACTTCACTCGCATAGAGAAATGCACAAACTATCTACTACATTCCATATATAGGGACTCAGGATACtaagataaacagaaaaagtCAACCCTTTCAGTTTACCTTATCCCTGCCAGGATCACAAGATGCACTAGAGAAGAAAAGGCATTTTGGGGGCATTTTCAAATTCTCAAACTGATACAAATACATGAGATGAGCAAAACTCTTCTAAATTACAGTACAACCTACAATTGTCTATCTTCTGATAAATTCTTCTAACACACAGGGAACTGCTGTGTAGTGTAGTTCTCTGAGACCTGTAATTATAAACTTCAGTCACATTGCTATAAACTTCCAAATTGGGAGTTTGAAATGTCAGCCACATGTTACTTAACATtcagaagacacacaaatgaaagcaaaaagtTATGgcttaaaagaaaaccaaataaaaaaataactattgatttttaaatagcaaCGTATCACAATCTTATAGACAAACCAATGACGGCAACCATATGGTTCTCTCAATCATCAAGCATATGCTAAACACCTATTTGTGCTTAAAACAGTgtaatgtggtttttaaaaaaggttcCTCTTCAAGCAGCTTTCAATCTAGTTGTGAGAGtaaattaatatacataaaacatatgttttatgtatgtacatatgtatgtaaaaaTACTCATATACAAAGGATCCAAATGTAAGAATTCAAAGGAGATAAGTAAATTCAGGaaagctgccgggcgcggtggctcaagcctgtaatcccagcactttgggaggctgaggcgggtggatcacgaggtcgagagatcgagaccatcctggtcaacatggtgaaaccccgtctctactaaagatacaaaaaattagctgggcatggtggcacgtgcctgtaatcccagctactcaggaggctgaggcaggagaattgcctgagcccaagaggcggaggttgcggtgagccgagatcgcgccattgcactccagcctgggtaacaagagcgaaactccgtctcaaaaaaaaaaaaaaaaaaaaaaaattcaggaaagctTCAAAGAAGGGAAGATTTAGGTGAAGTCCAAAAGAATAGACAGAATTGAATGAGAATGAACCCTTACTAATCTAACTTCATCTTGCCTTTCCAACACATTGTACAATACAAAATCATTAGACTAGGTAAAAGCAATCTATGGCCATACCAACCTGAACATGCCTGATCCCATCTGATCTTGGAATAATaggtaaagcaaaaaaaaaaaaaaaaaaaaaaaaaaaaatgctggatgtggtggctaatgcctgtaatcccagcatttcgggaggctgaagtgggggatctcttgagttcaggagttcaagaccagcctgggcaacacaccaaAACCCcgttctctaaaaaaaaatacaaaaattagcggggcatggtggcgtacacctacagtcccagctactaaggaagctgaaatgggaggattgtttgagcctgacAGATTGAGACTGCAAGAGCagtgagtgtgccactgcactccagcctgggtggcataaaaaaaagtcattccaGATAAGAGAAATCACAGAAATATGAAATAAGAAGAGGAACTAATTAGCCCACATAATGCTTATCGTAGAGATGaggttaaatattttacataggaATAGGTGtcaaattatataaattacaggagagaaaaaaggCTCCAAAAATTGCATAAGATTTTGACATGACTTTCCAATGTCCCCTATTCATACCTACCAACTATGCATTCGCCATTTGAGAGAAATGTATCAGAACCAATTAAACCAAGGCTCACCTTCAAAACTAGGTGGGCACCCAAATTATAACACAAATTAGAAATTTGTACTTGTCCTTGCATATAAAGCTGTGTTTCATTTTGCCTTTATATTTACTACTCATTGCTTCACGGATTCAGATAATTTTAAAGCCAGGAGGCATTATATTTATAACCCAAATTTTAAATGTCTACATTCCTGAAACATTTGAATATTTGCATAAATGTCATGAAACAAACTAAATTTACTCTGTAAAAAGCACAATTTACCAGATTATTACTACTAGTTGCATTGTGTCAGCATTCTCctttaagaaaaggagaaaggacagTACTAGGTAGCCCCATTTATTAAGTCAACATTTTAATAAGGCCAGGCActgtagcccacacctgtaatcctggcactttgaaaGGTCAAGGATGGAGGACTGCGtaagtccaggaatttgagacccacCAGGCAAACAACAGTGAGATTCCCGTAActacaaaaaaagttataaattagccaggtgtggtggcgcacatctggagtcccagatacttgggaggctgagatggattacataagcccaggaagtagaggctgcagtgagcaatgatggtacaactgcactccagctagggtgacagagggagaccctgtctcaaaaaaaaaaaaaaaaaaaaaaaaagtcttcatctGTCCCTAGAACTATTTGCCTCCTACTCCTCcagttcattctttgtatttccaATAGAATATCTTTGAAATGTACGTCTAGTCATTTTACTCAGGTGTTCTTCTTCAGTGGAAGGTAGCTATGCAAGCCCTAGTAGTTTCTATGATATGGTCCCTGCCTGAACCCTGTGTGCTCTTGCACATGTTGCTTTCTAGATCTTGAAATGCTCTGCTTCTCCACAGGTTCCCCCTCTTATCTCCCCTATTACTTATTATAATGCTCCCCTggctttcttttgtcttttggtttttgtttttatcacaaTGGTATATACCATAGTTTAAAATCAGATGGTAATACAGGGCTTGTTATGAAAATAGTAATGTTATGAAAATAGTACAAAGTGGTTCAGGCCTCAGaatagtggggactacaggtgtaaacTGCACAAATCTTACTATATAGCTTGACTGAATTTTTAGGCATGCATCCAAGGAATTACTATGCAAAATCAAGACACAGAACATCCAGCACCCCAGTAGGTTCTCTCCTGTTCTCTCCCAGTCAATACCAACCCTTAGAGGTCATCACTATTCTAACACCATAAattagttttgcctatttttgaaccTCATATATAGAGAGTAATGCAGTATttaccttttttgtgtgtatgtgtgcatggtAAACTCATTTTTAAGACTAAATTTTATGCATcttttctgtacagcaaaaccCTGACaggattattataaataattataattagtatataatattaatatattataatatgttatctaattattatattaatataagattataattatattatattatattataattatttataataatcttGTCAgggttttaattattatttacaatAATCTTGTCAGGGTTTTGCTGCACAGAGAAGTCTTGAAATTAGGGCCAGTATGATTTTTATTTCCAGAGGCTGGCACAGTGAAATACAAGCCCACCAACAAACGGGCATGTATCTTCCCCCTTGAACTACCTGCCTTGCCAGATGCTTATCTGTCAAAACTAAGCCCAGATGTCAAGTTCTCTCAGATGCCTCCACCAGGcagcacagtggctctcgcctatgatcccaacgctttgggaggcttgaggcccgaggccaggccaggcttgttaaccagcctgggccacacagtaaGGCTtcatctctgcaaaataaaaataaaattagccaggtgtggtggtgcatacctgtagtctccaCTATTCAGGaggcctgaaccaccatgcccagctaacagtACTATCTTCATTAACAAGCCCTGTATTACCAGCTGATTCTAAACTATCTTCATATACcactgtaataaaaacaaaaagcaaaagactCAAAAAAGAAGGGGGGAAGCATTAGCCATggaatataagagaaaaaaagtcttagaccaaaaaaaaaaagttaatcataaaatttaatttaaaatcatctGGATTATTTAGAATTAATGAGAGAGCtctgaatgttgaattttatttaactCTGTTTAACACTTTAGGCAAATAACTTTCCAACTCTAACTTCATATATGGCAGTAGGATAATATCTGTCATCATAAATGAAAAGTGCATGAagatcatataaaaataattatttcatgaacaaaactattaaattttatatataaccaAAAGACATTCTCAAGTGTTCATAAGTACAGTACTTACTCCCATACTAATCTCTCAGGAATTTATTATCAGCTTCAAGTATTTGAACTAAACAGACAAAACTACATGCTACATTTAAGACTGCTTATTTTTAACtatcatttaaaacttttaaaagttgctGAAAGTTAAATAAAGTTTGAGGTGGATACATTTAATAAAACTCAAtccctctctttattttttacccCTGACCTTATAAACATGCAAGCTCTccattatttatacatttatacattcatCCAAATATCCAATAGTTACTGAGTACTTAAAATACATTAGGTACTGCACCTATCCTGACACTGGGGATTCAGCAACAGACCTGACAATAAACATGATAATTACATATTATGATAGAGGCTATATATGAATTGTTCAGAATATTGCACAATAGTTAAAGACAAATACCACTTCATATGAGGTGATAAAGGAAGGACTCTTTGAGGCCATCTGAGCTGTGGGCATCAGATATGAGAATGATCCAGACATGTAAAAATTTGTAAATAGGCTTTGCAGGAGAGAAAGTGGCAAATGCAAAGGCTGCAAGCCAGAATAGGTTCTAAGAACAAAAAGATGGCTAGTGTAGCTAGTGTATAGGAGGGAAGAAGTAAATTACTACAGTTGAGGTTGGAGTTTCAAGCAGGAACCAAATTACTTACAGCCCTGTAGACCATTTTAaagactacatttttaaaaattaattatagacTTTAAAGAAAGGAATAATAAGATCTGATCTGGATTTTAAGAGtacactggccgggcgcggtggctcaaatctgtaatcccagcactttgggaggccgaggtgggtggatcacgaggtcaagagatcgagaccatcctggtcaacatggtgaaaccccgtctctactaaaaatacaaaaaaattagctgggcatggcggcgcgtgcctgtaatcccagctactcaggaggctgaggcaggaaaattgcctgaacccaagaggcggaggttgcggtgagccaagatcgtgccattgcactccagcctgggtaacaagagcgaaactccgtctcaaaaaaaaaaaaaaaaaaaaaaaaaaaaaaagaatacactgaCTGTGAAACTAGGAAACTACTGCACAGTGTCTTGAAGCAAAAGATGGTGGCAGCGGGGACTAGAGTGGAGGCAATTAAGCAGAAGCTAAAAGACTAAATTGAATACCAAATAGGACTTGGTGACAGATTCTAACTGGAAATAAGAAGATATGGtcagaaagtgagagaaagggaggaacTGAGGATGTCTCTAAATTTTTCAGTTTAGCAAATAGTGATGCCATTTGCTGTCATGGGAAAGACTAGAGAAGGCCTATCTTGATAGAAGAATCCTTTCCATATGGAATCTCTCCAGATCCTTTCACAAGTCATTACCAAAAGGCAACCATAGCAAACATTAAAAGGCTTTTGCCACAAGGGTAAGATGCTGGGACAACCTACcttctttatagaaatgaaagagaCACTGGAAAGCTTTCTCTGTAAAATCTCATTTTGGCACAGTTTTGCTTTCAATGCAGTCCATTATCTAGTACCCCAAGAAACATGTTATAGGCAAGGTTCAAAAGTTTTCCTCAACGTTATTCACAAGACAGTGATGAGCTTAAGAACTCcccaggcagggtgtggtggctcacacctgtaatcccagcactttgggaggccaaggcaggcagatcatctgaggtagggagttcaagaccagcctgaccaacatgcagaaaccccatctactaaaaaatacaaaaattagccgagcatggtggcagatccctataatcccagctactcaggaggctgaggcagaactgcttgaacccaggaggcagaggttgccatgagccaagatcacgccattgcactccagtctgggaaacaggagcaaaactccgtctacaaaaaaaaagaaaagaattccctAAAACAAAGagcctggctgggcacggtggctcacgcctgtaattctagcactttgggaggcaggagaatcatttgaggtcagaagttcgagaccagcctggaaaacatggcgaaaccccatctctactaaaaaatacaaaaattagccaggtgtggtggcacacgcctgtagtcccacctacttgggagttggaggcaagagaatcgcttgaaccaggaggcggaggttgcagtgagccaagattgtgccactgcactccaaccgggtggcagagcgagactctgtctcaaaaataaataaataaaataaatttcaataattgtttgttttatagagatagggcttctctatgttggtcagactggtctcaaactcccgacctcaggtgattcgcccacctcatcctcccaaagtgctgagattacaggtatgaaccacaaTGCCTAGtcaatacaaataaatttaagagTCGTATGTTAATGATTACTAATCCCTAATAAAGAGGGGTGTTAAGGAAAGGCCTTGAATACTAGACATCTTAGAATAGACATGTCTTACGATAGATCTGCCTATAAAAGTAAATTCTCGAGCACCATCTGTCATGGCGGCTGGGCTGTTAGGTTTGACCGCTCGCCGTCTTTGGGCGGCAGCAGCGACGCGAGGGCTCCCGGTCGCCCGCGTCCGCTGGGAATCCACCTTCTCCAGGACTGTGGCCGCCCCACCCACTGAGGCGAGAAAGCGGCCCCCGGAACCGACTGTGGAATGGCAAGAGGACCCAGAACCCGAGGACGATAACTTTTATGAGACGAACCTAGACTCCCATGGTTTTGACAAGGACCCCCTTATAGACCTCTGGAACATGCGAGTTGTCTTCTTCTTTGGTATCTCCATTGCCCTGGTCCTTGGCAGCACCTTTGTTGCCTATCTACCTGACAAGAGGATGGAAGAATGGTCCCGCCGCGAAGCTGAGAGGCTTGTGAAATACCGAGAGGCCAATGGCCTTCCCCTCTTGGAATCCAATTGCTTCGACCCTAGCAAGATCCAGTTGCCAGAGGATGACTAACCAGTTGCTGAGTGGGGCTCAAGAGGCACTGTCTTCCCCAACCCCTGCCTGCCATTCTGACCTCTTCTCAGAGTACCTAATTAAAGAGGCTGATTCAAAGACCTcgaacctgaaagaaaaaaaaaaaaaggaaaaaaaggaaaaataaataaagaggctgaaagtctgaaaaaaaaaaaaaaaagtaaattctcttctattgctgcataactcacacacataacacaaaagaaacaaacagaaagaactaGTTTTTATCAGGCTTTTATGTCAATAATTAACTACATACCTCTAACTTCCAAGACTTCTTTATTATTAAATGAGAGGACTTACTGGAATGCAGAAAAGACACGAAATTGCTCAACTTAAACACAATGAGGCcccaaaagcaaaagcagaagcaTAAACAAGCTCAAGGAGAAGCCatgtttcctggatacagtaTCAAAAGAACTGTCAGTCCCACCTTAATCTTCTCAGTACACCATCCAACTACTAACTTTTAGTTCATAAATAAAAATCCCTCCACCACTGCAGCTGTTTAACATTAAAGCTTCTAATTCAAACTCTCAGCATTACTCTAGTGCTgcaaaaacagatttttctatagtgacagcaaaaataataatcactTCCTTAACTTTTCCTGTGATCCAAGCATATAATCAAGTGCCAAAAATCTTCCTTTTCTCATCCTGAGAAAATATGGCTGGCTATTGGTTGGGCATCACCATCCCATCTCTAACTTACTTACACATCTTTCTGGAAGGCAACCCTGAGTGCTGTCACTGTAAAGTCTCACTAAGCACAAAGGGAGacaatgaacaagaaaaaaacaaacagcagctGTCCAGTTTGGTAAATGGGGAGCTCACTAACCAACAAGTGACGTCACCTCATTTTGCTCATCGCCCAAAATCCGGGTTCATCAATATATTTAGCTCCTATTTGTCAGTGACATGTGAAACTTACGAACTGAAGATCAGTGAGGTGAAAACAATGAAATTAGTGAAACAGTGAGATTAGTGAAAACAGCACCTTTGCAACCACTCAGGTGACTACATATAAGCAGACTAATTTAAAACTGCCCCATTTTTCTCCTTTACAAATAGTAAGATCCGGCTAGGGACACTTTTGAAAGGCTTAACCGAAAATGACAATTCCAAGCTAATGCGAGAAAgttcactggtgaattttacAAATTCATAGGAAGGCAAATAAGTGCGCTTCAATAAGGGAGATAAATACTGCATTCCAGAAGGTACTGGCTGTGAAATTCAATTTCCATGTATAGAATGATACACTATGCAAAACCAGTTAACATCACATCATAGGTAGTATAAATCTAAcgaaattttaagataaatactGAGAAATTGGTGAACAAAATCTTAGTTGGGAGTCAATGTTCTAAAGTATCTTAGATTTGATGGATAAGcaagatgaaaagaaatggaattgTCAACTGTTCCACTAGCAAACACAATAACCTATAAGTGACCAGGAAATTAAATTCTTTAACACACAATTAGTGAGCACATATTGTAAAATGAGCACAGTGCTAGAGGCACTTATATACTCTCTATTTCCATAGCACTTTGTCCTATAGCACTGCAGCATTTAATATACCATAAGCTaatcatttataaataacatgCATATATACTACTTTTGAACGTATTATGTGCATTATTAAATATACACAAGTTAGAACTATAAAcagaatttctaatattttattcccATCCTCTATGAATAGGCTTACATTCTTTGATACAAATAGACGTTCCTTGACTTACAATGAGATTACctcccaataaacccatcataagttgaaaatatcatttaatcaaaaatgtatttaatacaccAAATTTACTGAACATCATAACTTAGCCTAGCTTAAACATGCTTAGAACACTTAACATAGTAATACTGTTGGACAAAATAATCAAACACAATGTGTTGaaaatctcatgtaatttattgaatactgtccTGAAATATGATTTCTGCTGAAAGCTATAGCTTTTTGgcaccatcataaagtcaaatCGCAAGTTGGGGACTGTCTACATACACTTAGTAGAGATCACTGACCCAAGCTACGTGATCCTAGAGAGAGGGGTCTTGGCTATCCATTTCCTTAGTGCCTAATTCACAGCCAGCCATTTCGAAAAATCTGCCGAATTAATGAgcaaaaggacatttaaaaatgtgaatccaTAACCTAACTTTCTGACACACTATAGTTCATCACCCAGCTACTTAGTGCATATAAAtgccagattttaaagaaaagcattagAAGAAATTCACCCACTATATTTTATCACTACAATttaaaacaggcatccccaaactttttacacagggggccagttcactgtccctcagaccgttggagggccaacacatactgtgctcctctcactgaccaccaatgaaagaggtgccccttcctgaagtgcggcgggggccggataaatggtctcagggggccgcatgcgcaggccgtagtttggggatgcctgatttaaaaattaagaatcatTTTAATTCAGCCaattcttacacacacacacacacacacacacacacacacacagaccacaccTTATAATCCTGTGTCCAGAAAGAtgaaaggaagcagagaagacagaagaattaaaaaactagagttttgctctgttgcccaggatggagtgcagtggcacgatctcagctcactgcaacctctgcctcccaggttcaagcgattctcctgtctcagcctctcaagcagctgggactacagacaacgtgccaccacacccagctaatttttaatagagagaggttttcaccatattggccaggctggtctcgaactcctgatatcatgatccacctgcctcagcctc
This is a stretch of genomic DNA from Saimiri boliviensis isolate mSaiBol1 chromosome 17, mSaiBol1.pri, whole genome shotgun sequence. It encodes these proteins:
- the LOC101035051 gene encoding NADH dehydrogenase [ubiquinone] 1 beta subcomplex subunit 11, mitochondrial; translation: MAAGLLGLTARRLWAAAATRGLPVARVRWESTFSRTVAAPPTEARKRPPEPTVEWQEDPEPEDDNFYETNLDSHGFDKDPLIDLWNMRVVFFFGISIALVLGSTFVAYLPDKRMEEWSRREAERLVKYREANGLPLLESNCFDPSKIQLPEDD